In Corvus moneduloides isolate bCorMon1 chromosome 6, bCorMon1.pri, whole genome shotgun sequence, the sequence TGTGTGACAGCATCTGACAGTGTGTAACGCCATCAGACCCTGTGTGGCATTTTGTGACACTGTGTGACACTATTTGGCACCATCTCACAGTATCAGAcactgtgtgacactgtgtgacTGTGAGTGACACTGTGTGACACCATCTGACAGGATCTGAcactgtgtgacactgtgtgacTGTGAGTGACACTGTGGGGCACCGTCTGACACCATGTGACACCACCTGACACTGTGTGACATTTTGGGGCACTGTGTGACAGCATCTGACACTGTGTGACACTATGTGACACTATGTGAcactgtgtgacactgtgtgacTGAGTGACACCGTGGGGCACCGTGTGTCCCCACAGGATCAAGGCCAAGAAGGGCCTGCAGGTGGTCTCTGTGCGCCCCGCAATTCCCAGCGCCTGGAGCGCGCGCCTGGAGCGTTCCCGTGGTCCCAAGCACTCCACGGCCGTGGTGATGTGCCGGCGGCTCGGGGACATGCCTGCCATCCCTGACAGCTCCAGGTAGGGAATatcccagtgctcccatccCAGCGGGAATTGCGGGTTGCTCCACCCTGATCCTGGTGCGCTGCCGCAGGGTGTCTGAGCCGGCTGCGTTCCTGCACCTGGATGTGGCTGTGGAAAACGGAACAGGGGGGCTGGCGCCAGCGCGGCCCCTCACGTGGCAGGTGGAGTATCCTGGCCAGGATCCTGAGGCGCAGAAGGACAAACTGGTCTGGGAAATCCAGGTGTCGGAGCGGGACATCCGCGCCCTCGTCCCGCTGGTGCAGGTGGGTGCCCCCATCCTGTTCTGGCCCTCCATCCCGTGGGAAGCGCCTGCTCATCCCGCCGTGCTTCCAGGAGCTGGAGATCCTGAACACGGCGCCGCTGACTGGGATCCCCCGCGTTATCCCGGTGAAATTGGTGGCTGTGGAAGCAGGGGGTGGAGTGTCCGAGCTCACGGATCCCGTGGGATGCGAATCCGCTGACaagcaggtgctgcaggtgagTCCTGCTGTCCCCTCGTTATCCTGCCTCACCTGGGAGATTCCTATGGAATTCTATGTGCCCTTGCAGGTGTCGGATTCCTGCGACCTGGTGTTCGTGGGGGGCAAGGAGagccggggggcgcggggggcccGCGTGGATTTCTGGGCGCACCGGCTGCGGGCGGAGCTGAGCTTCTCCGTTTGGGCTCCGCTGCTCCCGCTCCGTGTCCAGCTGGGAGATCCcgtcctggagcagctccgcGGCTGGAGACTGCCTGGGGGGCCTGACAGGTGAGGCCTGCGGAATGGGATGGTGGGAAAAAGGGGAGACAGGAATGGGGCGGAGAGCTGACATGTGGGGATGCATCGCTGAGTCCCCATGTACTCCTGTGTCCCGGGATTCCCATCACCCTTTCCTGGAATCCCTGTCACCCTGTGCTATGATCTTCTGCCCTGGGATCCCTGTTCCCCTGTCCTGAGACTCCTGTCACCCTGTCCTACAATCCCTGTTCCCCTGCCTCTTGGTGACACTTGTCACCCCATCCTGGGACTCTTGTCACcctgtcccgctgtccccagtGGCACGGTGGAGTCCGAGGACCCCGCAGAGGAGCCggagcggcgggcgcggggctgccGGCCCCAGTTCCAGCGCACGGGGCTCCGTGTCCTGGCACACTTTGTGGCCCACCCTCTGGATGGTGGCCGTCACCTGTCCTACCTGCCTGGCCCCGAGTGGCTCCTGGATGTCACCCACCTGGTGGCCACCCGGACCCGTGTCCAGGACCCACGCGTGGCCTCGCTGGAAGAGGGGGCCGTGGTGGTGGGCCGGGAGCCCGGAGTAACCTCTGTGGAGGTAAAGGGGGTTGTttgtgggaatttggggagtCCTGGGGGGATCTGGCGGTGTGGAAAGgttgcagggatggagctggggggctgggaatgatcccagagggagctgggcaggataCAGAGGGGGAGGGAActgaggggctgggacaggatGGGAAGGGGACACAGTGGCCGTGAGGAAGGTTGGGGGACTCACAAGGTGCTTCCAGGTGCGCTCCCCGCTCTCCGACGCCATCCTGGGGGAGCAGACGCTGGTGGTGTCCGAGGAGAAGGTGACGGTGACAGAGCTCCGCGCCCAGGTGGTGGCCGGGCTCTCCTTATCCCTACGGACACAGCTGGATCATCCTGGCATGGTCACCGCCACCGTCCTGGGGACGCCCACCCTGCAGGTCCTGAAGCAGGTGAGACGGGTGAGGGATCCCCCCGgtgtccctggtgtcccccaAACCTCTGCCATCCCGCTTGTCATCCCGCCAGGAAGCCACGCTGTCTGTCTGGCTGTCCTTCTCCGACCGCACGCTGGCCCCGCTGGAGCTCTACGGGTGGCACGACGTGGCCTTGACCGTGACGTCCCTCGACCGCGCCATCGCCACTGTCAGGGGGTCCCCTGGGGTCCCCGCTGCCCACCCCTGGGTGGTGGCCGAGGGACCGGGCCGGggggccctgctccagctcagcctgcaCCCCCCGGATCCATGCCGGCGTGGCCGGCACCGCGCGGCCGCCCTGGCCACCGGCACCGCCTGGCTCGAGGTGGGGGTCCCCTCTCCCGGGAGCCCCCGGCCCTTCCCGCGGGCTGAGGGCGCCATGTCCGGGGAAGCGGTGACCGTGGGACAGAGGGACCCCGCGGGCGTAGGGCCGGCGGCCACCAAGCTCCAGGGGTCTTCCTCGGAGGAAGACGAGGAGGAAGGCTATGGACGCAACCGCGCCGGcatggaagaggaggaggaggaggaggaggaggagatggtgAAGGCTCCGGAGCGGGTGACCGACCTGGAAATCGGGATGTATGTGCTCCTGGGAGTCTTCTGCCTCGCCATTTTCATCTTCCTCGTCAACTGCATCTTCTTCGTGCTCCGCTACCAGCAGAAGGAGCTGCCCGAGCCGGGTGAGGCCCCCTCGGCCCCACAACCCCACAACTGGGTCTGGCTGGGCACTGACCAGGAAGAGCTGAGCCGGCAGCTGGATCGGCAGCAGATGGATCGGCCGCAGCTGGATCGCCGGCAGCCAGAACCCCTGGCACCCCCGGGCCCCTCCTGCGGCTGCGGGAGTCCCCCGGGCTCCGGCGAGGACGGGGCTCCCCCCGGCTCCCCGGCTCCCGGAGCGCCGCCGCCTCGCAAGGAGGGATCGGCTCCGGGCGGCGGCCGCAGGAAGCGGGTGGAGTTTGTCACCTTCGGTCCCCCCCGCGTCCCCGAGGAGCctcccccggccgccccccACGTCCAGTCCATCCTGGTGGCCAGCGAGGACGACATCCGCTGGGTGTGCGAGGACATGGGGCTGCGGGATCCCGAGGAGCTCCGGAGCTACATGGAGAGGATCCGCGGCAGCTCCTGACCCCAAGGGGGCGACTCCCGGACCCCCCCAATTCCCGGGCAAACCAGTAAGGGCCCGACCTCCTCCCCGTGCCGCGCTGGGGGGACACCGACCCCCCTTCCCAGCGGGATGTGCCGGGGACCACTTGTGGCCTCCTGGGACCGCCCCGAGGCGCCCACAGAAGGTGAGGGGGAGGGGGAGTCTCCCAGCCCCGTCCTTGCGGGATCCCGGCGGCACCGGGGAGGAATTTGGGATGCTCTTACTGCTTTGGGTCTCATTGCGACATGGTGTTCATAgtggtgatgatgatggtggTGATGATTCCTGTGGTCTGATCCCGGGGAGGATCCCGTATCCCCCCCACCTTCACCCCGGCCACCCATCCGTTTTGTACACATTTTTTTACCGGGAACGCCCGGGAAGGGGCTGCCAGGGACTGGTATTTAtggaaaatttttaattctgacgttgttacaaaaataaagtatttaaaaaaaaaaaattggcagtCCCCTCACCCCGCGCCGTCTCCTCTGATCCCGACACCAGGTCCCACCCTGCCCCcgtggcagtgccaggctccCGGGAATGGGGACATGCCCTTGACCTTGGCTTCACGTGGGAGCTGGTCACGGGATTGGATCCAGGACtgagcctggccctggcccagccAGGGTCACCTTGGGATAAGGgatctccttcctccctctcctgccatcctcctcctccacctttCCAGCCCCAACACCAGCCCCGACATTCCCAAATGTCCCCTCAGCAACTGGAATTGGCCAGCACATCCCTTTATTTAGGGGTGCCATGGGGATTCCCACTCTTCCAGCTTCCCAGTAAGTCCCACCAATCCCAAGACACCCTGGGTAATAGCAGGAGATCCCTCACCCCAtcaccctgctccctgctccccaaacctTCCCAAAACCCTGCTGAGTTGGGATGACTGGGGTCCTGTCCTCCATTCCCAACACCCCGGGTCCCCAGGTGCCCTCACCCACGGTGGGGGATCAGCATCTCCTGGGATGCCCCACCTCCCACCCATGGAAATTCCAACCTTATCCCTCACATCATACTCCTGGAGGGTCCTGGGGTGGTCCTGGATGTGCTGGAAGATGCTCAGGATGTGGAGGCGCAGGTAATGTTGACTCCAAAAAtcagggagaaggggagaacTCCTGGCCCTTCTCCATCACCCCACTGATGTCCCACAGCTCGGGAGACCCCAAGCCCCCCTGCCACCAAATCCACAACCTGGAGGCTCAAATGAGCTGCAGATCAGGATGGCTCCAACAGATCCTTGTCCCCCGGGGTGGGAGCACCAGATCCACGAGGCTCCCGTGCCCCGGAGGGTCTGCGGGGTGCCCAAAACCCCGTTTCCTCCCTGGCGGGGCAGGATGGAGCCACCCCATCACCCTCCTCCACCCTGCAGCACTGACTCGGCTTCCTGCCCTCCGCCACAGTCCCAGAGCTGCCGGAGCGAGGGGACACGGCCAAGCCATGTCCCCGAGCTGCTGAGACAGGGACCCCCCCGAATCCCAGATCCCTGAATCCCATGGGGCTGCCCCGCTGATGGGATGGGggggctctgcctgctcttGGTGGCTCTTTCTGCCGTGGCACCTGCACGAGGTACGTCACCGTCCCCATCCTGGCCCTTCCCGTCGCTCTCTTGGGACCTCGGGGTGGTGGAGCCGCTGATTTGGGGGTCAGGGAcctgccacctccctgggatggggagcaccaggggtcctggggggtcccCGATGTGGGTGTCACGGGTGGAGGATGCTGCCCCCCAACCCactgggatggagggaaagggatcCCCTACAAGGGTATCCCAAGGCTTGGGCATCCTCCTGAGGGTTAGGGCCCCCTTGGATCCCCCAAAAGCACCCTGGGAACCCCTAAAAGGGGACCCCAAGCCCTTAAAAGTGCTCTCAGAGCCATCCCACCTACAATCCCTGTGGGAATGGGGTGACACTCAGGGCCTGAAGCCCATCCTGTTTCTCATGTACCCTGTGGATGGTTTTGGGATGTGAGGCCTCCTGTCTCCCCCCCtatcccagcaggatttgggatggtTTGGCTGCTGAAAtggctgccaggagctgcctcgAGGCCTCCAATCGATGGGGGAACGGCCCTATCACCCCATTTCCGCCCTTCTCACGCCTCCGTCTCCACCTGGGGCAGCTCATTCCCACCTTCTCCCCTCATCCCTGACCTTTTCCTTGAGCATTTGAACTCCAATCCACACCTCACCAGCTCTGGTGGCTCTTCCCAGGATTCCTACCCAAGCAGCCCCCTGGATGCTGCACTTCCGGGGGTGAATCCTTCCCCCTGGAGGAGCCAAATGGGGAATTTTTAGGGATAACTGGATCATCCACTCACCTGTGGCTCTGGAATGGGTGCAGGCAGGTGGGTACAGGCAGGTCCAGCCCCTCTGTGTCCGCAGGGATCAACCGGAAGGCGGGAACAACACGGATGCGGGATGACATCCCAAATTTCATCTCTTCCACTGGTGAGTTGTGTCCCAGTATTCCCACATTTAAGGCCAAATTCTCCCTGCAGATCCCACACCGGGATTTAGCCCTGGGAAACATCCTGGGGCACACAGGGATTGATTTTTGGGATGCAACAGCTCTGTGACCATGTTGCCAGAGCTTGGGGGGATTCCCACTGTGCCACTCACAGCTGGGAGAATCCTCTGGGCCGTGTTTGGGTGGGATTGGGATGCACCCCTCCAAACTGGGAAtcctgggggggctcagcccctcATCCCTCTGCCCTTTCTCCCCCACAGAAACGACGGGAGCTCCCACTACTCCGACTAGGAACACCTCGGTGACACCAGGTGAGTGCGGGAGGGTGAGGGACATCCTTACGCCCAccttttgggattttgggattttttgggacAAGGCCAGCTCACCCTTCCCGGTGCATCTGCCAGGTCCCAGAGCGCTCCGGCTGGCAGGTGGCCGGAGCCGCTGCGAGGGCCGcgtggagctggagcaggaggggacGTGGGGGACAGTGTGTGACGACGGCTGGGACATTCCCGACGCCGACGTCGTGTGCCGCCAGCTCCGGTGCGGCCACGCCGTGAGAGCCCAGGGCAGCGCCGCCTTCGGCCGCGGGCACGGCCCCATCCTCCGGGATGAGGTGGGGTGCGAGGGACACGAGCGGCACCTCTGGGAATGTCCGGCCGCGCCGGAGCACGACTGCAGCCACAAGGAGGACGCCGGCGTCGTTTGctcaggtgggtttggaatatTCCGGAGCCGGGGATGCGGGCGGCGCGTCCCGAACTCTGCAGAGCACCAGGAGTGGCGGCTCTCCGGGGGCCGGGATGGATGCGCCGGCAGGGTGGAGGTGTTTTTCCGTGGCATTTGGAGCACGGTGTGTAACAGCACCTGGTATGAGCTGGAGGCCACGGTGCTGGGATGCGGGAACGCGCTCCAGcggccctcctttggacacacGCTTCCCGGGAAGATGGTGTACCTGTGCGGGAGCCTGCAGCCCTCGCTGGCACAGTGCCGCTGGGCCTTCAATAAATCCGCTCCGTGCTACCAATCCTGGGCAGCCGGGGTCATCTGCAACGGTACGGGATCGGGATCCTTCCCGCTGGGATGTGAGGCACGGCCTGGGTCCCGCCCTCTCCCAAGCATCCCTTTCCTGCCCCCGCCTTTTCCAGGCTCCCAGGGTTTGGAGACGCCGACACCCACGGCTGAGGTGACGCCCGGGAACGTCACGGTCCGGCACGGTGAGTGTCCGAGCCCCCGGCGGCCGTTCCCTGGGATCAGGGGGAAATTCCATAGGGGAAAGATTTATGTGGGATGAGCTGTGTCCGTTCTCTGTCCCAGCCGAGGAGGGGACCCCAGCCTTGGGGACACCAGCCCTGGACAGTCCCCTCTTTGtcctgtgcctggtgctggcggcgctgctcctgctctccGTGCTGGCCTTTTCCGCCGCCCTGCTgaggctgaggaagaggagcgGTAAGGAATTCTGGATCCGGTCACTAGAACTGGGACACAGTCCCCACTTTTTGGGCTCAGCTCAGCCATGGAGTGGGTGCATCCCCTTGTCCCCATAGCCATGTCCTCCTTGGGAATACCCATGCCAGTCCTGGGGACCCACAGATCCCAGAGCCCTGACGCGACCTCCGGCATCCCCAAGGACTACAGGGAGACTCCCACCAGCCTTCCCAAAGGATCAGGTGGGTCTGGCAGGTCCCCCCggggctgtggagcaggaggTCCCGGCTGGTGACAGATGCCACATCCCCTTGTCACCCCCCAGACCTGCTGGTCACAGCCATTTCCAAGGATTCTGATTCCGACTCGGAATATTATGAGTTCAGCAGCAAGCCTCCTGTCGCCCTCTCCACCTTCTACAGTGAGCATCCCACTTCCTCTGGGATCCCTGACACCCTGTCCTGGGATCCCTGTCACCCAGGATGTCCCcacccctctccccttcctgcaGACTCCCTCCGCCGGCATCCCAGGGAGGATCTTCTCCCTctgagacacagccaggacaggatGGAGCCTTTCCCTGAGGACGGTAGGACACGAGGGGGCTCTATCCCATGGACGGGAGGGTGGCCACCCCCCGTTCCCATATCCTCGTTCCCACATTTGGTGCCTTTGTTCCCACAGAGCCGGCCAGGCCGAGCCCCGCCTTCCACGGCTCCTCCagctcatcctcctcctcatccacGGAGCCCTGTTGGAATGGCAGTGttccccctccatcccagggCACCCACTGGGACCCGGCAGGCACCGGCCACGGCTACGGCGCAGGTGGGAAGGGTGGGAGtagggatgggagcagggatggagcaggcaTGGGGAGAGAGCCCAAGGATGGGAGCAAGGGACGCAGAGaccacagggatggggaaggaatGGGGGTTCAGGGATGGGACCAGGGATAGAGCGATCCCaagggtggggacagggatgggtTCAACCTCGGTGAGGAAATGGGACCCCATGGAGTGGGAGCGGGGATGGGAAGTGCCAGTCGGTGACCCTCTtcctcccagttcccccagttcccccggcagcgcccgccccagtgccctcccagccctgggcacctgAGGCTCCGGCAGATCCCGATCCCGacggcagctccagcacctcctcGGGGGAGTGGTACGAGAACGTACAGGAGACAGAGCCCCCCGGAGACCTCTCCTCACATCCTGGTGAGGATCCTGCGTGGaaggggggacacagggaatcCCGGGAATTCCCCAATCCTCCTGAATGGCTCTGTCTCCGCAGGCTGGTTGGATCCATCCTGTCCCTCGGGGGAACACGTGGAGGATCCCGACTTTTCCGAGGGCAGCAACTACGACGACATCCAGGGCTCTGCCTACTGAGCCTGTCCCACCACTCCAGAGGCCAAATCTCCTGGAATTCTCCGGCTGTCTCCTCCGGAATTCTTCAACCATCTCCTCCGCGCTACCATTAAAAGCTCTTCCCACCATGTCCCTTGTCCATAGGAGTGGCCACCACGTGCTCCCACTTGTCCACCAGGTGACCCAAGGATGGCCAAATATCCCATTCCCAACCCacgggagcagggaagggggcGGCAGGGCCCTGATCCAGCTCCATAGCACCGGGGGTGGAAATTAAACCGCAGCAAGGGGGGACATGGATGTCCCTTGTGTCCCCCCAGAGCTTCCCTACACCCTGCTGGGACAGTCCCCATCCTGGGAACACACTGTCCATAAATCCCATCCGGGGggctccagggatgctggaagGGACGACACCGAAGtgccaccccaaacccaccgGATGGTGCCCTACAGGGGGTGGGATACAGCCCCCAAACCCTCCAGCATCTCCAATCCATCCACATCCCAGCTTTGGGATTCGGGAGTGCTCCCggctgggagggggcacagcaCCCACCTGTCACCCTGGGTTGGGACCGCCCTGCCCCCGGCCCTCACCCCACTTCCCACCACCCATTCCAAGCCGGCTGCTCCTACCCCGGCCCTGCCACCGGATTTCTGTCTCCCCGGGGAGGAGGTCGAGGTTCAGCCGCACCCCAAGTGGAAAATGTGGGCCCCCCCCCACATCCTCCAGCTGTTTGCCGAGCGAGAGGCCCCGCACAAAGGAGCCGCAACAACGGAGGAAATCCCAAAATAGCAGCAAAACCCCGACAAAGGGCACGGGGCGAGGGCCGAGAGCGGAGCGGGCACGGGGCGGGCACGGGGGgtgccccagcccctctcctggcCCCGGGTGCCggagggggctgggagggaggtgaTGGTGTTGGGATGGCCGGGATTGTGGCATGGGCAGGCCTGGGGGGATGGATGAGTTGGAGGAGGGTGGTCCTGAtgccctggggggggggggttcccaAAGTCCAGGGGGTATCGATGTCCTGGCTGGGATCCCAATGTCCAGAGGGCCAGCAGTGTCCTGAGGCTGCTGATTCCCGGCAGGGCACCAATTCCCTGCGGGTTCCGATGCCTTTGGAGCGTGACAAGCCAGCCCGTGGCCCCCCAGGCGAGGTGTCACCTCCACCCCCACACAGCCACATCAGCACCAACCGTTCCTCCGAGCCGCTCCCGCCTGCaaaatcccccttttccccatcACTGCCATCCCGGCAGCGTGCCGACAGCCGCCGAGCCCCTTCCCGCTCGCTccaaaggcagctcctgctttttGGAAGGCTCCTCACGGCAGGCAGCGTTGTCAGCGCTTCCCAGCaccccccaaactccccccCGGGAAAAGATTCCAATCATCccgagctgctggagctgctgccgcGGCACGCTCAGGATGCTGAGCTGGCTCGCAGCGCCCGAGGCAAGGCGGATGCTCAATCCGagcccaaatcccatccctgggatCTCACGGCCTCCAGAGGCAGTCACGGCTCTGAGGGAGCCCCGTATCCGTGGGGGTCACACCCCCTGGATAACAGGACCTTTCCTAGAGGTACCCTGGGATGTTTGGGGTGAATCCCAAATTTCAGGTTGATTTAGGGGGATTGAGGACCCTCCAGTGAGTCCTGTAGGAGCAGGCCTGGGAATTGCaccccttttccagggaattttcAAAGCCAAAGTGGGTGGGGGGCAGCTGCGGGACCCCCATGTGGGATATCCCAACCGGGCCTGCTCCCACCAGGATCAGCAGGACCCCTGGGATAACCGGGGTGGGAACAAGTGGTGGCTACAGGGAGCACCCAGGTGCTGAGATCCTGCTCGAGGCTTGGGGACTGGAGCATCCATGGATGGTGGAGCAGGACGGGATGGGAAGTTCCATCCGTGTCTCCTTCCAGCAGGAACACCGCGGGGTCAGTGGAAAACAGCTGCCTCATTAGCATGCCTGACCTGGATTCGGAGCGATTAATTAGGGCACAATCAATCAACgcctctgccctccccagctcctgcaccgCTGGTGCCCCATGGGCCCTTGCAGGGGTGTAGGGTGTCCCTGGAATGCCAGAACCCGGGATGTGCCTGGATAAAACCTtcccccatcccattcctgGTGATTTAGGGGATGCCAGGATGGGCATCAACTCCTCTGCAGCCCCGGGGGGCTCGGggacccccagctctccctgggcaCTGGATATATTCACCACCTccctttcccagagctgtggaCATCCTGGGAtttggcaggagctgcacccCACAAGTTTCTCAGCCCTTTCCCCTCGTGCTTGGCGGGACCCGGGGAGGCAACGGAGCCTTCAAACGGGGCCCAGAGGTGACGTCAAAAAaccacagagggaggaaaaacagcCGGTTCCTGCCCGGGCCCCCTCCCTCGCCTgctcccggccgggcagcgGAGGCGGCGGAGCCTCCGgagccccccgtgccccccatcCCGCCACCGGAGCCCATGGCAACCCGGCTGCCCATCCTGTGCCTCCTGCTGGGAATGTGGGGTGAGTACCAGGCGCCCCGACCTCGGCACAGCCCTCAAATCTCATGGCACAACCCCTCCCCCCGGTTTTCCCACTCCGGGCGGAATCGGCTCCGTGGAGTCACGGCTCCACCCTGGGTGAGCCACAGTGTGGGGCTCGGGGTGGGCAGCACCCTGGTGACCCCCCACACCACTCCGGGGGTCCCCAGGGTCCCCAAGATGGAGCCAGTGGTGCTGGGGGCAGCCAGGTGTCCCCCCCATCCTCATTCCCTGCCGGCTCCCGC encodes:
- the TMEM132A gene encoding transmembrane protein 132A; its protein translation is MCLGLWSRSRSAGHGRALGPGGTRRRRCRSRPGPIVWARGRRDGRHRRSDGRHRRHRHRRHRRTDRAPPAMAPAPRLALLAAALLCPLVKGDGDPPDPVFLPVELEVLGVPESYRLQRVDQDVAPNSSLHTRSETFLLLRAGSQPLVQATYPPFSTRQEVPMESAPGSAAWAIRPVSLESSVSPAEPVARVLFHLQGPDWMPGKRDHTGVWDHPKDWDHPEVRDHPGGQGHLRDWGHPREQDHPGVRDHPRNWDHPGDHDHPRDQDHPEQRDHHGVQDHSKDRHHPGIHNHPKNWDHPKDRDHPVQQYHPENWDAPMDWDHSRAQDLPCVTLHAHQRGRVARGTCHLQAPLGVCVVELEIPPRWFSPGSLHSHRSHRRDSDSMEPPERPEPAELRYSVGECGDREREAPRFLGMLELRLGEPERQQEVRLDEKVLLRVPSVPLRPGQRFTATIALRHNFTADSLTLRIKAKKGLQVVSVRPAIPSAWSARLERSRGPKHSTAVVMCRRLGDMPAIPDSSRVSEPAAFLHLDVAVENGTGGLAPARPLTWQVEYPGQDPEAQKDKLVWEIQVSERDIRALVPLVQELEILNTAPLTGIPRVIPVKLVAVEAGGGVSELTDPVGCESADKQVLQVSDSCDLVFVGGKESRGARGARVDFWAHRLRAELSFSVWAPLLPLRVQLGDPVLEQLRGWRLPGGPDSGTVESEDPAEEPERRARGCRPQFQRTGLRVLAHFVAHPLDGGRHLSYLPGPEWLLDVTHLVATRTRVQDPRVASLEEGAVVVGREPGVTSVEVRSPLSDAILGEQTLVVSEEKVTVTELRAQVVAGLSLSLRTQLDHPGMVTATVLGTPTLQVLKQEATLSVWLSFSDRTLAPLELYGWHDVALTVTSLDRAIATVRGSPGVPAAHPWVVAEGPGRGALLQLSLHPPDPCRRGRHRAAALATGTAWLEVGVPSPGSPRPFPRAEGAMSGEAVTVGQRDPAGVGPAATKLQGSSSEEDEEEGYGRNRAGMEEEEEEEEEEMVKAPERVTDLEIGMYVLLGVFCLAIFIFLVNCIFFVLRYQQKELPEPGEAPSAPQPHNWVWLGTDQEELSRQLDRQQMDRPQLDRRQPEPLAPPGPSCGCGSPPGSGEDGAPPGSPAPGAPPPRKEGSAPGGGRRKRVEFVTFGPPRVPEEPPPAAPHVQSILVASEDDIRWVCEDMGLRDPEELRSYMERIRGSS
- the CD6 gene encoding T-cell differentiation antigen CD6 isoform X1 — protein: MGGLCLLLVALSAVAPARGINRKAGTTRMRDDIPNFISSTETTGAPTTPTRNTSVTPGPRALRLAGGRSRCEGRVELEQEGTWGTVCDDGWDIPDADVVCRQLRCGHAVRAQGSAAFGRGHGPILRDEVGCEGHERHLWECPAAPEHDCSHKEDAGVVCSGGFGIFRSRGCGRRVPNSAEHQEWRLSGGRDGCAGRVEVFFRGIWSTVCNSTWYELEATVLGCGNALQRPSFGHTLPGKMVYLCGSLQPSLAQCRWAFNKSAPCYQSWAAGVICNGSQGLETPTPTAEVTPGNVTVRHAEEGTPALGTPALDSPLFVLCLVLAALLLLSVLAFSAALLRLRKRSAMSSLGIPMPVLGTHRSQSPDATSGIPKDYRETPTSLPKGSDLLVTAISKDSDSDSEYYEFSSKPPVALSTFYNSLRRHPREDLLPLRHSQDRMEPFPEDEPARPSPAFHGSSSSSSSSSTEPCWNGSVPPPSQGTHWDPAGTGHGYGAVPPVPPAAPAPVPSQPWAPEAPADPDPDGSSSTSSGEWYENVQETEPPGDLSSHPGWLDPSCPSGEHVEDPDFSEGSNYDDIQGSAY
- the CD6 gene encoding T-cell differentiation antigen CD6 isoform X4 translates to MGGLCLLLVALSAVAPARGINRKAGTTRMRDDIPNFISSTETTGAPTTPTRNTSVTPGPRALRLAGGRSRCEGRVELEQEGTWGTVCDDGWDIPDADVVCRQLRCGHAVRAQGSAAFGRGHGPILRDEVGCEGHERHLWECPAAPEHDCSHKEDAGVVCSGGFGIFRSRGCGRRVPNSAEHQEWRLSGGRDGCAGRVEVFFRGIWSTVCNSTWYELEATVLGCGNALQRPSFGHTLPGKMVYLCGSLQPSLAQCRWAFNKSAPCYQSWAAGVICNGSQGLETPTPTAEVTPGNVTVRHAEEGTPALGTPALDSPLFVLCLVLAALLLLSVLAFSAALLRLRKRSAMSSLGIPMPVLGTHRSQSPDATSGIPKDYRETPTSLPKGSDSLRRHPREDLLPLRHSQDRMEPFPEDEPARPSPAFHGSSSSSSSSSTEPCWNGSVPPPSQGTHWDPAGTGHGYGAVPPVPPAAPAPVPSQPWAPEAPADPDPDGSSSTSSGEWYENVQETEPPGDLSSHPGWLDPSCPSGEHVEDPDFSEGSNYDDIQGSAY
- the CD6 gene encoding T-cell differentiation antigen CD6 isoform X2: MGGLCLLLVALSAVAPARGINRKAGTTRMRDDIPNFISSTETTGAPTTPTRNTSVTPGPRALRLAGGRSRCEGRVELEQEGTWGTVCDDGWDIPDADVVCRQLRCGHAVRAQGSAAFGRGHGPILRDEVGCEGHERHLWECPAAPEHDCSHKEDAGVVCSEHQEWRLSGGRDGCAGRVEVFFRGIWSTVCNSTWYELEATVLGCGNALQRPSFGHTLPGKMVYLCGSLQPSLAQCRWAFNKSAPCYQSWAAGVICNGSQGLETPTPTAEVTPGNVTVRHAEEGTPALGTPALDSPLFVLCLVLAALLLLSVLAFSAALLRLRKRSAMSSLGIPMPVLGTHRSQSPDATSGIPKDYRETPTSLPKGSDLLVTAISKDSDSDSEYYEFSSKPPVALSTFYNSLRRHPREDLLPLRHSQDRMEPFPEDEPARPSPAFHGSSSSSSSSSTEPCWNGSVPPPSQGTHWDPAGTGHGYGAVPPVPPAAPAPVPSQPWAPEAPADPDPDGSSSTSSGEWYENVQETEPPGDLSSHPGWLDPSCPSGEHVEDPDFSEGSNYDDIQGSAY
- the CD6 gene encoding T-cell differentiation antigen CD6 isoform X3, which translates into the protein MGGLCLLLVALSAVAPARGINRKAGTTRMRDDIPNFISSTETTGAPTTPTRNTSVTPGPRALRLAGGRSRCEGRVELEQEGTWGTVCDDGWDIPDADVVCRQLRCGHAVRAQGSAAFGRGHGPILRDEVGCEGHERHLWECPAAPEHDCSHKEDAGVVCSGGFGIFRSRGCGRRVPNSAEHQEWRLSGGRDGCAGRVEVFFRGIWSTVCNSTWYELEATVLGCGNALQRPSFGHTLPGKMVYLCGSLQPSLAQCRWAFNKSAPCYQSWAAGVICNGSQGLETPTPTAEVTPGNVTVRHAEEGTPALGTPALDSPLFVLCLVLAALLLLSVLAFSAALLRLRKRSAMSSLGIPMPVLGTHRSQSPDATSGIPKDYRETPTSLPKGSDLLVTAISKDSDSDSEYYEFSSKPPVALSTFYNSLRRHPREDLLPLRHSQDRMEPFPEDEPARPSPAFHGSSSSSSSSSTEPCWNGSVPPPSQGTHWDPAGTGHGYGADPDPDGSSSTSSGEWYENVQETEPPGDLSSHPGWLDPSCPSGEHVEDPDFSEGSNYDDIQGSAY